The following proteins are encoded in a genomic region of Oncorhynchus masou masou isolate Uvic2021 chromosome 32, UVic_Omas_1.1, whole genome shotgun sequence:
- the tdo2a gene encoding tryptophan 2,3-dioxygenase A isoform X1, translating into MSGGCPYFEKKHLLFKSKLLLNEEEADDSQKGINKASKGGIIYGDYLQLDKVVTAQVLQSELKGNMIHDEHLFIVTHQAYELWFKQILWELDSVREIFISGHVRDERNMLKVNTRIHRIVMIFRLLVDQFSVLETMTALDFYDFREYLSPASGFQSLQFRLLENKIGVLDNLRVPYNRRHYRDNFKGHESEMLLSSEKEPCLLKLVEKWLERTPGLEGDGFNFWKKLEANIFEGLCLEKKKIAKMPDSEEKEEMMEELTKQKELFTSLFDIKRHEHLLSKGERRISYKALQGALMIYFYREEPRFQVPFQLLSNLMDIDTLMTKWRYNHVCMVHRMIGSKAGTGGSSGYHYLRSTVSDRYKVFVDLFNLATFLVPRHWVPKLDPNEHTFLFTAEYCDSSYCSSEDSD; encoded by the exons ATGAGTGGTGGATGTCCATACTTTGAGAAGAAGCACCT GTTATTCAAGAGCAAGCTGCTTCTGAATGAGGAGGAGGCAGATGACTCTCAAAAAGGAATTAACAAGGCAAGCAAAGGTGGCATCATCTATGGTGACTACCTTCAG CTCGACAAGGTTGTGACGGCTCAAGTTCTTCAGAGTGAACTGAAAGGGAACATGATCCACGATGAACATCTTTTCATTGTCACCCATCAAG CATATGAACTCTGGTTCAAGCAGATTCTTTGGGAACTGGATTCAGTGCGAGAGATTTTCATTAGTGGACAT GTTCGTGATGAACGCAACATGCTGAAGGTCAACACCCGCATACATAGGATCGTTATGATCTTCAGGCTGCTGGTCGACCAATTCTCCGTGCTCGAGACAATGACCGCCTTGGACTTCTATGACTTCAG AGAGTATCTGTCCCCTGCCTCCGGGTTCCAAAGTCTCCAATTCCGTCTGTTGGAGAACAAGATTGGGGTCCTTGACAACCTGAGGGTCCCCTACAACAGGCGTCACTACAGGGACAACTTCAAAGGACATGAGAGTGAGATGCTGCTCAGTTCTGAGAAGGAGCCTTGTCTGCTGAAATTGGTAGAG AAATGGCTGGAAAGGACCCCAGGTCTTGAAGGCGATGGGTTCAACTTTTGGAAAAAACTAGAAGCCAACATCTTTGAAGGATTGTGTCTTGAGAAAAAGAAAATCGCG AAAATGCCAGACtctgaggagaaggaggagatgaTGGAAGAGCTGACGAAGCAAAAAGAGCTCTTCACTTCTCTGTTTGACATCAAAAGACATGAGCATCTTTTGAGCAAAG GTGAGAGACGGATCTCCTACAAGGCTCTCCAAGGAGCTCTGATGATTTACTTCTACAG GGAGGAGCCCAGGTTCCAGGTTCCCTTCCAACTCCTGTCCAACCTGATGGACATTGATACCCTCATGACAAAATGGAGAT ACAACCATGTGTGCATGGTGCACAGAATGATTGGTAGCAAAGCAGGCACTGGAGGCTCCTCTGGCTACCACTACCTGCGCTCTACTGTCAG TGATCGCTACAAAGTCTTTGTGGATCTCTTCAACCTGGCCACATTTTTGGTACCTCGGCACTGGGTGCCCAAGCTGGACCCCAATGAGCACACATTCCTGTTCACTGCAGAGTACTGTGACAGCTCCTACTGCAGTAGTGAGGATTCAGACTAG
- the tdo2a gene encoding tryptophan 2,3-dioxygenase A isoform X2: protein MQSLHFKICFSQMLFKSKLLLNEEEADDSQKGINKASKGGIIYGDYLQLDKVVTAQVLQSELKGNMIHDEHLFIVTHQAYELWFKQILWELDSVREIFISGHVRDERNMLKVNTRIHRIVMIFRLLVDQFSVLETMTALDFYDFREYLSPASGFQSLQFRLLENKIGVLDNLRVPYNRRHYRDNFKGHESEMLLSSEKEPCLLKLVEKWLERTPGLEGDGFNFWKKLEANIFEGLCLEKKKIAKMPDSEEKEEMMEELTKQKELFTSLFDIKRHEHLLSKGERRISYKALQGALMIYFYREEPRFQVPFQLLSNLMDIDTLMTKWRYNHVCMVHRMIGSKAGTGGSSGYHYLRSTVSDRYKVFVDLFNLATFLVPRHWVPKLDPNEHTFLFTAEYCDSSYCSSEDSD, encoded by the exons ATGCAATCATTGCATTTCAAAATCTGTTTTAGTCAAAT GTTATTCAAGAGCAAGCTGCTTCTGAATGAGGAGGAGGCAGATGACTCTCAAAAAGGAATTAACAAGGCAAGCAAAGGTGGCATCATCTATGGTGACTACCTTCAG CTCGACAAGGTTGTGACGGCTCAAGTTCTTCAGAGTGAACTGAAAGGGAACATGATCCACGATGAACATCTTTTCATTGTCACCCATCAAG CATATGAACTCTGGTTCAAGCAGATTCTTTGGGAACTGGATTCAGTGCGAGAGATTTTCATTAGTGGACAT GTTCGTGATGAACGCAACATGCTGAAGGTCAACACCCGCATACATAGGATCGTTATGATCTTCAGGCTGCTGGTCGACCAATTCTCCGTGCTCGAGACAATGACCGCCTTGGACTTCTATGACTTCAG AGAGTATCTGTCCCCTGCCTCCGGGTTCCAAAGTCTCCAATTCCGTCTGTTGGAGAACAAGATTGGGGTCCTTGACAACCTGAGGGTCCCCTACAACAGGCGTCACTACAGGGACAACTTCAAAGGACATGAGAGTGAGATGCTGCTCAGTTCTGAGAAGGAGCCTTGTCTGCTGAAATTGGTAGAG AAATGGCTGGAAAGGACCCCAGGTCTTGAAGGCGATGGGTTCAACTTTTGGAAAAAACTAGAAGCCAACATCTTTGAAGGATTGTGTCTTGAGAAAAAGAAAATCGCG AAAATGCCAGACtctgaggagaaggaggagatgaTGGAAGAGCTGACGAAGCAAAAAGAGCTCTTCACTTCTCTGTTTGACATCAAAAGACATGAGCATCTTTTGAGCAAAG GTGAGAGACGGATCTCCTACAAGGCTCTCCAAGGAGCTCTGATGATTTACTTCTACAG GGAGGAGCCCAGGTTCCAGGTTCCCTTCCAACTCCTGTCCAACCTGATGGACATTGATACCCTCATGACAAAATGGAGAT ACAACCATGTGTGCATGGTGCACAGAATGATTGGTAGCAAAGCAGGCACTGGAGGCTCCTCTGGCTACCACTACCTGCGCTCTACTGTCAG TGATCGCTACAAAGTCTTTGTGGATCTCTTCAACCTGGCCACATTTTTGGTACCTCGGCACTGGGTGCCCAAGCTGGACCCCAATGAGCACACATTCCTGTTCACTGCAGAGTACTGTGACAGCTCCTACTGCAGTAGTGAGGATTCAGACTAG